Below is a genomic region from Onychostoma macrolepis isolate SWU-2019 chromosome 15, ASM1243209v1, whole genome shotgun sequence.
TATTTGGCGGTTTTTACTtggaaaatcagctgttttctagCATTCGAATAACTATATGGATAAAACTGAAACGATAGAAGAAGGATTGGAGATTAATTTCATTTGCAAATAGCCTAAGGTAGGAATatgcatacttttaaatcgACACCTGCCACGGTGTTTTCCTCTTTGAGTGTGTCCTAAAAGCGATGGGGGGAGGGGGGAGGGGGTTCCTTAatcttagcactcagcatacccggttaaaaaagtcaccgctcgcCACTGTTATCTAGTAAAACTGATACTTTGCAGTGCTACTTTTAGAGACATTGCCCCTAAATAAAGTTCACTAggtttatttagaaaataaagtttgtactttataataattcaaaaattgtattaaacaataacaaaaaataagaaattaagaTTTTATATGTGTAGACCTTCTTTATCAATAAACAGGATTAACTTCAGCTTGCATCAATAAATTGatatcttagttcatgttaagcttttattatttattgtccagcaaatacagaaataacaaaaagttgagacaTCTCAACAGAAAGACAATAAAAAGAACCTTATCAGCAGATTTCAGACATAATCATGTGAAAATGGATCAATGGTTTGCATTATACAGTATGAATGACATGAACATATGAACAAACAGAACAGTTAACAGCATTTGGGTGGGTGAAACCTTAGGGTAACATGAAATATGTTAGCATAATACACACtgctcacaaaaaaaaatattcaaatagctTTTACAATTTTCAgtctattttgtttattttgtatcaGTCTTTTGTCTTTGGGTCAGTAATTAAGAAAACAGTACAAACTGCACATCGCTGCTGTTCACCAACACATATTAAGCCTCAAATGCCCATATGTTAGGAATGCAGCAGAGTGAATTTAACTTTTTCTGCTCgtacagttttattttacacataatGAATCTAAAcacatttatgaaaaaatatattacatttttcatataGTTAATTTAATTCCTAATGATGGAAGAACACAAACAATCATTATCATCGTTCTGAAATGTTCTTTCTAATTGGCACAATTCTGTTTTTAAGCAGTTTTTGAATTAAGACTCTGATTTCAGCTGTGttcaaaacataaataatgGGATTTAACATTGGTGGAAGAGACAATGAAAGAGATGCACTGATGATTCTGGCATTGAGAGTTAGAGGAGCAATTAATGAAGCAATGATAATGCATAAgacaggaagaaagaaagatacGACCAACAAAAGGTGAGAAATACAGGTCTTCATTGCTTTTAAACGAGCTTCCCAAGTTGTAATTTTACTTAAGGCAAAAACAATGCCCAGATATGACAGGACTATAAGGAGCAATGGTGCAACAAGGAACAAAGCTACGATGAggttttttataaaaatattaatgctgtTGTCATTGCATGCCATCCCCAACACTGCTCCATAATCACAATAATAACTCTGTACCACATTAGATTTACAGAATGAAAGTTGTGTTATCAAAGACGCTGCCAGGGCCACCAGAGAAGTGTTAAATGCCCATATTACTACAAACACTAAAGACATGACAGTATTATTCACTATGGCATGATATCTTAATGGCAAACAAATTGCAATGTAGCGATCAAATGCCAGAACAACAAGAGTGGCACTTTGCAGAGTAACAAAGAGGTTCACAAAAAACATGTTAGCCAAGCAAGCATTGTAGGACATGTACTGtgagtcagaaaaaaaaatgttcattgtGTTAGGAATCCATGCATTAGTTTCACCAAGGTCAGCCAAGGCCAAGTTAAACAAACCAATGTATTTTGGACTGTGCAGACTTCGTTCCAGAGCAATAAGGAGGAGGACTGCAGAGTTCCCAATTACAGCAATAAAATATGtgacacataaaaaaatatagtaataacTGCTGTATGGTATACCTGAAAGTCCAGTGATGAAAAAGTATTCAGGACGAACAATGGACACATTCtgtacatttgcatttaaagaactCATGGCAGCTTTGTGCTTGATGTTTTAAAAAAGCTGAAAATAGAAATTACCATGAAGACCTAAACAAAATTTAGGGAATTCACAAAATTGTCATCTTACTTTTCTAACAACTATTTTCAAATGCTGAAAGTATACATACATAAGTTTCTGCATAATATTTCACTCACAAACCTGTATACATGAAGTTTTAGAGCCAGAGCACACAATGACTGTGAAAGTCTGAACACTTGTGAGCTGCTTTGAATATTACTCAGCTGTAAATGCTCATCCTTATTCTCTTATGTTACAAAGATCATTGGACATTTATATATGGAATCCAAATATATCTTCTGATTCATCTCGAGAGATTTCAGACAACATAATGATGTAATACTATGCTGAAGTAAATGTTCTGGCCAATGCTTTAGttttgatagatttttttttttttcacttgtcTGCAAACAGGCCACAGAATTTGTTTTCTCATTAATGaacattatattacagtaaCTCAAGGATATAGTTAATGTTAAGTCTATAATGTGACACTAGCAACCACAGTACAACTTACTAGTTTGTCCACGCATTGGGCTTTACAGCAAGTGGTGGAAATGGCTGAGATCCACTGAGGGGTCAATTCAAATATGCATACCCTTATATAACAACCGGCTCATTAGtcaaaaatataattgaatacTCATTactcttttaaaaaattattattacttcaaAAAAAAGTACTACTGGCAGAGAGATCAGTACACTATAACTTTTCCATTACACTGCACAAAAGTGCTAGGCCTAATTACCCTATTAACAATTCTTGGTTCCCAAAACGTTCTGGGAACATtcatttttggttcccagaacgttattttttatggtttgtttttgGTTAGCCAGGAAAGTTTtcttaaaggtggggtaagtgatttctggtagccaatgttgatatttgaaatcaccaaaacaaacacgcccctaccccaaaagggtctcccTCCTATTTTGATATCTCCGCCCCACACATATGTACGGAAatgattagttctgtgaaacaaagcaaaaccaatgttactcactGTAACACAGTTTGTAGATCGGGAGGaaggaggcgggaaccggcGAACATTCAAAcaaggttttaataaaataaccaaacataaaataaagcggcagcccctgacggacgactgccgcacacaaaaacacaaatcaaagtccaggcctggtcctctctcgtcgtacactgtcgtcactcctccttttatccttccggagctcctccgtgggactcgagaccggtgagtggcgcaggtgttgctcattatcattaactccaccggcctcgctccgttcccacggctctcggccccgccccactcACCACATACTCCCATCGCCCCTCGCAGGCCGGGGGGTGCACCCGAGACTGCGCTCTActcccctccccctcccccCTCTCTGGGGAGATCACGGCGGCCGCGGCGTACCTGGGGGTAAGGACAGACGAGGCGAGAGAAAAGGAGACGGAAGGATGAGGAGAGATAGAGACGAGAGAGgggagagaggagagaggagagaaaaaaaaaaaaattctcggTCCGGTTCCCGGACACACTGCCGTTCGGTCCTCAACCAGTTGACAGGCTCTCCCTCGCGGTGTCATGCGATGGTACTGGACCTCTTTGGTGGACGGTTCTGCTCCTCCGCCTCCTGGTGGACGGCGATGGCTCCTTCAGTTCGAGGGCAGCCAGCAGCGAGTCCCCTGTTCCCTGCTCCTCCCCAAACATGGCGGATGGCAGCAGGCTCCGGCCTCCTGGCGAACGGCGCCGACTCCTCCGCTCCCTCTTGAACGGCAGCCACCCCTCCTCGaccaggcctggtcctctctcgtcgtacactgtcgtcactcctccttttatccttccggagctcctccgtgTGACTCGAGACCGGTGAGTGGCGCAGGTGttgctcattatcattaactccactggcctcgctccgttcccacggctctcggccccgccccactcgccacaCTCACCTATCGAGAAGAAATGTCTCaggttatgtatgtaaccatggttcctcGAGGGAATGAGATGCTGCTTCAGAGAACGCTAtgggaacgcctccagcgtgaccgtgctctgaatcacatgtgtaatctgtccaatggatgggcgagacgtcacagGCGGGTGACGTAATCGGCCAGGAAGCATAAAGCATGTGCGGTGGAACCGACTtcagcttctaggaatgaagcaagtgcTGGCAGGGATTCCGGAAGTATGGCCTCGagacgcagcatctcgttccctcgaggaaccatggttacatacgtaacctgagacgttcctcttcaggaactcgagctgcgtcggaGAACGCAGATACCCACGCcgccagactttcaaaatccctgcctagtgtggatggagcacagctagggTGAGAGAAAAAACGGCCACGAGTGGCTAAAGTGGGCAGGGCCTGCGTCCCGAAGGCCAACTTCTGAGAGGTGAGTCTTGGTCCTCAAGATGCTGTTGAAAGCATCCTCATCCACCACAGGCATAAGCTCTCTGTCCTTGTGCTCCGGCAAGCTGAGGCCTCTAAAACTCTCTAAGCGAGAGGAGACCTGACGACACTCGCTGAAACAATCGAGCTCTCGGAGTGGAGACCTCTGCATAACGACTCTCCAAATCGAGAGGAGGTCTACTATGCTCCACACGCTGGACATCCTGTAAGGAGACTCACTCAGAGCCTACCACTCACATACTGTCCTAGCGGAGCTCTAGTGAGTGGAGGCCTCTAAAAACTCTCTAAGTGAGAAGAGACCTGACGACACTCGCCGAAACAGTCGAGTTTTCGGTGCGGAGACCTCTGCATACCGTCTCACTAAATCGAGAGGAGGTCTACTACGCTCCACACGCTGGACATCCTGAAAGGAGACTCACCTAGATCCTACCACTCACATAGCTGTCCTAGCGGAGCTCTGGCGAGCTCTGGCTTCTAAAACTCTCTAAGCGAGAGGAGACCTGACGTGTGGTCTACTACACTCCACACGCTGGACATCCAGTAAGGAGACTCACCTAGAGCCTACCACTCACATAACTGTCCTAGCGGAGCTCTACTCTAGAGGAAACATGTAACTAGGGGGTGTTTACCCACTGACTGCaatagcccctcactgcagaacaaagatccagggggcggggttggatccacatccagggggtggagattggtaggtttaggggtggagatgggtaggtttaggggtggggatggatgggtttagggatcagggggtggagacggatAGGTTTAgactagatccaaccacaccccctggatctagGCTACAAAACCTATATATAAACTCACGAGGAGCACCTGCTCACAGATCGTCACACCTGTGTTCCCCTCTCCGTCGTCACGCTGATCGGCCACACCTGCAGCTCGTTAACCAGCCTGCACGTAAGCAGTGCGCTCACCGACGAAGGATGAGAAGCCTCTCCATGAGACAGCAGACTAAAGTTCTCTCTTTATCCCGTTCTAGACAGCAGTGTGTGACTGATCAGCACCCCCACGAGTACTCAACGGATTCACCCACACCTGGACATGAGTGAGAGCACTTCTGCAAGCAAGAGCACCTTCTCCACTCACAAACTCACttgtttaacaataaaaatccGCCCTCTGGGGTTTAAACTGAGGTCTCCTTGTCGCGTGGTCCTTCCACCCTGCCAcactggtggagaatgcggcCATATTAGTGGAAGGAACACCGATGAGCGATCTCTCTGCAACTCAccgttctttttttttctgtttcccCTGTTTGCCAGGCGACCGCTCCTCCCCGACAAGATTTCGGAACATCTTGCTGCCAGACAGGGACAAACCGAGCAGGAGCTCGACGCGCTGCGCATGGCAGCTGCACGACGCGTTCCGCTACCCGACCCCCGAGAACAAGTGACGAAACTATTGCCGAAAATGACGGCTGATGACGACGTGGAAGCCTTCCTGCAGATGTTTGAAAACACGGCGATCCAGGAAGGCTGGGAGAGCGAAGAATGGGCGCAATTGTTGCCGCCCCTCCTCACTGGGGAAGCTCAACGAGCTTAATTCACCATGCCGTCCTCGGCCGCAGAGCAGTATAGCGAGCTTAAGAAGGAAATCCTGGCCCGCCTGGGGCTGTCTTCGGTCTGTGCGGCCCAATATTTCCATGACTGGGAGTACAAACCCCGCCTCCCAGCCCGAGCCCAAGCCGCTGAATTTTCCCACCTCGCTCGACATTGGCTGTTGGATGGCGAGCCGATGGCTGCCCAAGTACCGGAGCGCGACGTCGTTGACCGGTTTCTGCGGGCCCTGCCCAGGATTCACTGCCAAGCTGTCAGGATGCGAAACCCCGCCACCGTTTCCGAACTCATTGAGGCCATGGAGCTAGCGGATGCTGCCCAACACCGGGATGCTGGGGAGCGAGCGTCGCCATTTCCACGGAGGGTGGTCCAGGAGCGACGCACGCCGGAGGGCACCTTGCGACCAGTAGTCAGGCCGGTGGCTCCCGCGCCAAAGGATGAGCCCATGCCAACCGAGGCTCCCACATCTCCCGCACGGACGTGGCTGGTAGGCTTTATTGTGCACTGTGACCTCCCCGCGGGGGCTCCAGAAGCAGAAATAAAGATTAACGGCCGCCCGTTCCCGGCTCTACTGGACTCTGGCAGCGCAGTCAGCCTGGTACAGTCCTGCATCCTTGCCCCTCGCAGTGATACCAAGGCTTT
It encodes:
- the LOC131554210 gene encoding olfactory receptor 51A4-like, producing the protein MSSLNANVQNVSIVRPEYFFITGLSGIPYSSYYYIFLCVTYFIAVIGNSAVLLLIALERSLHSPKYIGLFNLALADLGETNAWIPNTMNIFFSDSQYMSYNACLANMFFVNLFVTLQSATLVVLAFDRYIAICLPLRYHAIVNNTVMSLVFVVIWAFNTSLVALAASLITQLSFCKSNVVQSYYCDYGAVLGMACNDNSINIFIKNLIVALFLVAPLLLIVLSYLGIVFALSKITTWEARLKAMKTCISHLLLVVSFFLPVLCIIIASLIAPLTLNARIISASLSLSLPPMLNPIIYVLNTAEIRVLIQKLLKNRIVPIRKNISER